AATTTGCATTGATTACTGGGTTAGACTGTGAAGGTGACTGTAGTGTCTTAGATTTTAagcaagaggttaatagtctttGTGAAAGATATTGGCCAACTTCGTCCTCTATCACTAAGGAATCTGTTAGGGAatgttttaccaccaagaggtggGGTGATTCTGATGAGGATGCTGTGAAGTTGGCAGTTTTGTATTTCGTGGAGTGGTTCTTGCTTAGTGGCACTAAGCATAAAAATGTACCCAAGTCTATTTTAGATGTTGTAGATAGTGGGAGGTACAATGAATTTGCTTGGGGCCGGAGTTCTTTTGAATTGACTATTTCCTCATTGAAGGGTAAGCTTGATAGTTGGGTTGAGGGGGTTAGGAAGGCAAGGAGTTCGGGAAAGAGGCCGAGTGTTTTTTACACTTTGATTGGTTGTCCTCATGTTCTTCAAGTTTGGTTCTACGAGTGTTGTAAGTACATGAAAGGTAAGTACTGCCAAAAGGAAAGCTCTCGTATTCCAAGGATCACTCAGTGGACATGCAATAGTCAACCTACTTTCAAAGTTTTGAAGACTACTATCTTTGATGTTTCCAAAGATAAGGTATATCTGTTTGTTGTAATTTAGTTTTTCAgtagttgtttttgtgttgtttttcattattattaatattcataattgaaattttaattttggtgTTTTTTGATCAGCTGCAACTTTCAAATATGAGGCCCACTACcggtgagttcaaagctttgaaccgAGCGTTTCAAGTTCGACACCGACTACAACTCTTACAAGAGTCTTCCTCTTCCCGAAGAGCCAACTCGTTGCTCGCAGTGACATTTCGTCAAGCTTCGATGCCTTTTCCGAGAAATTTCATGGGTTGGAGGTCAAGATCGATTCGTTGCATACTTCCCAACGAAGATTTCATCCGATTTGGTTGAGTTGAAAGAGTTTGTGTACGCACGGTTGTTTCTTTTGGTGCTCGTATGGCTTCAATGCATACGGTTTTCTCGTTTTTGCCGATTCCTATGCCAAggtattttagtttttcaatagttgtttttcggttttttttaagttgttttatactaatttaatttgtaatttcaaTATAGGAAAAAGGCAGTGACTCTTCCAATGATGATGATGGAGGTGGTGATGAAGCAGATTTTGATTTAAATGAATCTGAAGAAACTGATGAAAATGAAGAAGAGAATGTTATGGGTGATGAGGAAGGGGAGGGTAGTGAAGGTGAAGAGAAGGATGGTCAAGCCGATGAAGATTCtgactcaaaagaaaaaaatgataatggCAGTGATGATGAATCCACTGATAGTGAGGAGAAGGTAGATAAGTAGACAATGTAACTAGGTTTTAGTTACTTTGTgtggtttattttgttgtaaGTCCGTTTTAGGTAGTGCTCTTGTAATTCTATGTTATTGTTATGTCTcttgttatgttttatttttcagaaattTGCAACTATTTTCAgactatttatttgtatttattatgttatttatatggctGTGTTTGTAGATTATGTTGTTCGCAATTTATTGTTGGTCTTCTTATTTtacttgttgtttttattttgttatgtagtttttttttagttgttgaagtctttcacaaaaaataacttcacttttttccatttttctttttcctttattttttgtatCAAGAATTTCGTTGATTTCAATGACGGCCCTACTCAAATAGATGTTGAGGCTACTGTTCAGTCCGGTGTAAAAGCAGTTGAGATTATGGTAATGTtgcttttgtgttgttttttggttgtgtaAAGGTTGTTATTTTTTAACCATGCTCTAATTCCTTTTTAATACCATATATAAACAGATGTCTTCAGATGGAATTGGTGGTGATCCTTGTAAACAGATTTCAGTTTCTGAAAATGTTGAGGTTACGGATCGTCGTCTTGTTTGTTTtgaggtatattttttttttttggttgttttttagtttcttcatACTTTTTGTGTTTAACATTgtctattttctttcatttttgttgaaaaaatatattagatggGTGCAACAGGTCTCAATGTTGATTCTAACATTGAACTTGAAGATGACCCAATTCCCGTTGAAGAAACTCCTCTTGTTGACAAGAGGAAATCTAAGAAACCCATAGCGCTGACGTCTCCGTTTATGGAGTATGACTCTTCCATTTCTAGTTCTAAAGATGGTTCTGGTTATGGAGTTGTTAAGTATGTGGCTGGGTTGTGTCCTCTTGATGATAAGATTGGTGAAGATGTAGAACATAAAGACGAGATTGATTTTGACTTGTGGCTTGGTGAAGGACGTCGATCGAAGAAAGAtccgtaagtgtttattttcagcatttttgttgtgtttttgtattttttgttttttactttactatttatgtttcattttttttttaaatgttaggCATGATAAGGAGAAGTTTTACTTGAAGGGTAAGGATAAGATTGTTCCCCCTTTTCGTTTTGGCGTGGAAGATGTTGCAACCAAGATGTGGTTCCACAAGCTTGCATATACTGGCCAATGTTTGACTAATTCTGtaagttaaattattttttcttttatttttttcaaaaatttcagtcTGTAGTTTTATTCAGGTTGTTTgttggttgttttttagttgttgaaatataattcattttctgattttcgaacatttctcattttttattgtttagcaTCTGGACATCATTTTTTACTATCTACGTAAAAAAGGAAAGTATGCAAAGGAGCCAAAGGTTAAGTTCACAACCACCGATTGCTTATTCTTCAAAACCATTCatgctttgtatgaaaaatttattgcatagaaaaaaaatctttctttgataacTGCCCAGCATGCCATTGCTGATTATATAAGAGGTAGAAAAATGTTATGTGGTTCCCCTTGGCATTTGTGCGATCATGTTTTCTTTATCATCCATATGGAGACTGAATCACATTGGATTCTTGGTCGATTGAATATTGAGGAAAGGCGTGTGTACATGTACAACTCCTTGTCGACTGCTATGAAAGATAGTGCTGCTATCAAAGCTTGTCAGCCATTTGCGGTGTTGTTGCCCCACTTTTTTGCTTTGTTTGATGAGttcaaaaaggaaaacaaaCCGGTTTGTTTAGACCCTTTCGAAGTTGTTAAGGTTGATGGTTTGCCTCAACAAACCTCGAAgtaagttgtttttattttttattttcaaatgtttttaaaatttgtaatgttattttccttttttaagtttttctcgtcgttgttttttggttgttttgcggatCGTGGTTGTTTCGTTGCATCGTTCGCCGAATACTTTATTGATATGAAACCGATTCCTCCCATATTTGATGTTGAGAAACACCGTGATAGGCTTGCTGTGTTGTTCTATAAGTATGCTCGCATGAAAGAAGTGGAATTTATTGATAGTGAAGATGAGGCTCCTCCAAAGGGTCCAAAGAAGAATTTGTCTTAGTTATCTATtggttgttgttggaaatactacttttttttaTGTAGCTTTTGTTTTTTCTATTGACAGATTATGTTCATAATCATAGACAAGTTGTTGTTTCTATcatgtttttttcttaattgtaattggtttttaatttgttcatatttttggatttttaatcTTTATATTTACTCTTAGTCATGACAGCATACTATTAACAACCTTATTACAACCATCTGACAAACAACTAAATTGCATTTGTAATCAATTTATGTagtttatttttccttcttattaATTTCAACCTTCTTCcactcatttaattatttaactataatatttgatgttcttttgtatattaatgataataataccaattccctattatcaatatctctccacataaaaaatcacaataaaaaaatgtatgtaaCAACCAATCGTAATATGCAGTATTtgttttctaaatgttttaatatagttgttttttggttgatgTGTAGTTGTTTCCACTTCTATGCTGTAATTCTTCTGCAGGTCTTTTTGTTATGTCCCTTTTGTCCACACTTGCCACActtgttttgtttctttgtttcCCAAGCTGCTGCCATTCTTCTTTTCCTCGGCCTTCCAGACTTGATTCTCTCCTTTGGAGGCAACACTAtgatttcttcaaaaaaatctGGAAGTTCCCATTCTCTTACGTTTCCAACTGGGTATACTGTTTCTTCATATGTTTGCAGCCATGCTTTTGATGTGTAGTATTGTGCACAGtagttgtatgtgtttatgttcAAGTCCTTCATGACGGCGACTGCATGGTTACATGGCATTTCATCTTTTTGAAATCTATTGCATGTGCACGTCTTCTCCTTCAAGTTTACTATTCTTGTTCTGTCTTCATCTATCACCTCAAACAGGTTCTGGTTTGCTGGTTTCACCTGCAtgttttaaaccaactttaaaacaaccaaaaaactatgcaaaaacaactgtttttattttactttatgcgAACGATAATCTGAACTTACTGTTAGTCGCAATGACTGTACATAGTTCCCTATGAGTTTTTTCTCAGATGATGGTGTCAGCCTTGTTGTGCATTTTTGTGCCTCCTTTCTATTATTGTATGTCCACTCTTGCATTTGTGCCCTCAAGCACTCCATTAATGTTGTCACTGGTGTTTCCCTTGCTGCTAAATTTGCTGAGTTCAGTGCCTCAGCTATGTTTGATGTCATGGTAGAGTACCTACAATTTGGACAGTTTCTGTCATAGTTCTACTTTTGAAAAAAAACTCAAACGCAACGCAAAAACAACGCAAATACAACGCTATAAATAGGTGAacatatcattaattttatcCTTCTTATTAGTTTTCACCTGTTGTTTTCTGAATGATACCTTGACCATTTTTCATGGCCAATTTTCTCCAGGTACGGTCTTATGCGCTTATCCAAGTTGTCTAGCTCCCTCATATGGAATTCAAACTCCATTTCTGTGTAAGCTTTTGCAGCTGCAAAGAATGGCACTCTGAAATGCTTTgcatttttcttgaattttgttttgaggTTCGACAAGAGGTGGAAGATGCAGTAGCCATGTGTTATTTCAGGGAACACTTTCCTAGTTGCTTTGATGATGCTTTCATGTCTGTCTGATATTAGGCATTGACATTCTCGAACCCCGAatgcttcttttattttttttaagaaccaCTCCCACGATTTATCGTTCTCAGAATCAACTATGCAGTATGCTAGTGGAAAAATTTTAGATTCTGCATCTTGTGTGTTGGCAGTGAGCAACGTGCCTCCATACGCGGCCTTTAGGAATGTACC
This Cannabis sativa cultivar Pink pepper isolate KNU-18-1 chromosome 6, ASM2916894v1, whole genome shotgun sequence DNA region includes the following protein-coding sequences:
- the LOC133039174 gene encoding uncharacterized protein LOC133039174 — translated: MIRGVRLRFSIEEFALITGLDCEGDCSVLDFKQEVNSLCERYWPTSSSITKESVRECFTTKRWGDSDEDAVKLAVLYFVEWFLLSGTKHKNVPKSILDVVDSGRYNEFAWGRSSFELTISSLKGKLDSWVEGVRKARSSGKRPSVFYTLIGCPHVLQVWFYECCKYMKGKYCQKESSRIPRITQWTCNSQPTFKVLKTTIFDVSKDKLQLSNMRPTTGEFKALNRAFQVRHRLQLLQESSSSRRANSLLAVTFRQASMPFPRNFMGWRSRSIRCILPNEDFIRFG
- the LOC133039175 gene encoding uncharacterized protein LOC133039175, which codes for MASMHTEKGSDSSNDDDGGGDEADFDLNESEETDENEEENVMGDEEGEGSEGEEKDGQADEDSDSKEKNDNGSDDESTDSEEKNFVDFNDGPTQIDVEATVQSGVKAVEIMVMLLLCCFLVV
- the LOC115695479 gene encoding uncharacterized protein LOC115695479, with protein sequence MSSDGIGGDPCKQISVSENVEVTDRRLVCFEMGATGLNVDSNIELEDDPIPVEETPLVDKRKSKKPIALTSPFMEYDSSISSSKDGSGYGVVKYVAGLCPLDDKIGEDVEHKDEIDFDLWLGEGRRSKKDP
- the LOC133038799 gene encoding uncharacterized protein LOC133038799, which gives rise to MNYMKAWRSKERAQTQLHGNAKESYNLLPRYLYMLQKTNPGTLIDIEKDDDDSFKYAFVALNAAIKGWPNCKPIIVVDGTFLKAAYGGTLLTANTQDAESKIFPLAYCIVDSENDKSWEWFLKKIKEAFGVRECQCLISDRHESIIKATRKVFPEITHGYCIFHLLSNLKTKFKKNAKHFRVPFFAAAKAYTEMEFEFHMRELDNLDKRIRPYLEKIGHEKWSRYHSENNRYSTMTSNIAEALNSANLAARETPVTTLMECLRAQMQEWTYNNRKEAQKCTTRLTPSSEKKLIGNYVQSLRLTVKPANQNLFEVIDEDRTRIVNLKEKTCTCNRFQKDEMPCNHAVAVMKDLNINTYNYCAQYYTSKAWLQTYEETVYPVGNVREWELPDFFEEIIVLPPKERIKSGRPRKRRMAAAWETKKQNKCGKCGQKGHNKKTCRRITA